One segment of Dolichospermum sp. DET69 DNA contains the following:
- a CDS encoding ribulose-phosphate 3-epimerase: MTQNSSQKPIVISPSILSADFSRLGDDIRAVDKAGADWIHVDVMDGRFVPNITIGPLIVEAIRPITTKPLDVHLMIVEPEKYVEGFAKAGADIISIHAEHNASPHLHRTLGQIRELGKKAGVVLNPGTPLELIEYVLELCDLVLIMSVNPGFGGQSFIPSVVPKIRKLRQMCDERGLDPWIEVDGGLKANNTWQVLEAGANAIVAGSAVFNAPDYAEAITNIRNSKRPTPELAAV; encoded by the coding sequence ATGACCCAAAATTCATCTCAAAAACCTATAGTTATTTCTCCTTCCATCCTATCAGCAGATTTTAGCCGTCTAGGTGACGATATTCGCGCCGTAGACAAAGCTGGAGCAGATTGGATTCACGTTGATGTAATGGACGGACGTTTTGTACCTAATATTACAATAGGTCCTCTGATTGTGGAGGCGATTCGTCCGATTACAACTAAGCCACTGGATGTCCACTTGATGATTGTGGAACCAGAAAAGTATGTAGAAGGTTTTGCTAAAGCTGGCGCTGATATTATTTCCATACACGCAGAACATAACGCTTCCCCTCACTTACACCGTACTCTGGGACAAATCAGAGAACTCGGTAAAAAAGCTGGAGTTGTCCTTAATCCTGGTACACCTTTGGAGTTAATTGAATATGTCCTAGAATTGTGCGATTTAGTGCTAATTATGAGCGTTAACCCCGGTTTCGGTGGTCAAAGCTTCATTCCTAGTGTAGTTCCTAAAATCCGCAAATTGCGTCAAATGTGTGATGAACGCGGTTTAGATCCTTGGATTGAAGTTGACGGGGGACTAAAAGCTAATAATACTTGGCAAGTTTTGGAAGCAGGAGCTAATGCTATTGTAGCGGGTTCGGCTGTTTTCAATGCTCCTGATTATGCTGAAGCGATTACCAATATCCGTAACAGTAAGCGTCCAACTCCAGAATTAGCAGCAGTGTAA